A region of the Pseudomonas sp. A34-9 genome:
GCCAGGAAAAACCCGCCTGCCACAGAAAGCACGTTACCGAAAATGATCCCCGGTTTGGTGATTTGGATAAAGTGCTTGAGCGACATCGGGTCTTACCTCACTTCGCCATCATGAACGTGTGGATGCTGAACATGATCCACAACGACAGGCCAACCAGCAGCAGGATCACGATGGCCGTGAAGACGAACGCAATCACATTGTTACGTTGGGCCACGGAACGGTCCAGGTGCAGGAAGTAATACAGGTGAACGATCACCTGGATCACTGCGAACAACAGGACGATTGCCAGCGTGGTGGCCTTCGGCAGGCTCGGGTACATCACCAGACCGAAAGGAATCACGGTCAGGATCACCGACAGGATGAAGCCAATGGCGTACGACTTTACGCTGCCGTGGCCAGCATCATGGCTGTCATGGGAGTGTGCATTAGCCATTACAGAGTCCCCATCAGGTAAACAACGGTGAATACGCAGATCCACACCACGTCCAGGAAGTGCCAGAACAGGCTCAGGCAGCTCAGACGGGTCTTGTTGGTCGCCGTCAGGCCGTGCTTGTTGACCTGGTACATCATGATGCCCATCCAGATCAGACCCGCCGACACGTGCAGACCGTGGGTACCGACCAGGGTGAAGAACGCGGACAGGAAGCCCGAACGGCTAGGACCGAAGCCCTCGGAGATCAGCAGGTGGAACTCGTTGATCTCCATGGCGATAAAGCCAGCGCCGAGCAGGAAGGTCATGAACAACCAACCCAGAACCTGCTGCTTCTTGCCTTTGTACAACGCCAGCATGGCGAAGCCGTAGGTGATCGAACTGAACAACAGCAGAGCGGTTTCGCCCAGCACGTAGGGCAGTTCGAAGATGTCGTGGCCCGACGGGCCACCGGCAACGTTGTTTACCAGTACTGCGTACACCGCGAAGATCGACGCAAACAGAATGCAGTCGGTCATCAGGTAGAGCCAGAAACCGTATACGGTCATCTCGCCCGAGTCGTGGTGATGGTCATCGTGCCCATGGTCACCATGGGCGTGTCCAACATTGGTCACTAAGTTCGACATGGTTTAAGCCTGTTCCAACGAGGTTTCAACACGGGTGGCACCGGCCGGGATTTTCCCTGCCGCGACCAGACGCTTGTGCTGCTCGGCTTCGATGCGCTCGATCGTTTCAACCGGAACCATATAGCCCTGGTCGTCACGTGCAGCGTGGATCACGAAGTAGATGACGGTGCCGGCCAGGCTGGCGATCGCCAACCACCAGATGTGCCAGATCATCGCGAAACCGAAGACGGTCAACAGCGCGCCCATCACTACGCCAGTGGCGGTGTTGTTCGGCATGTGGATCGGCTCGTACTTGGCCGGACGCTGGTACGCAGTACCGTTTTCCTTGGCTTCGGTGAACGGGTCGATGCAGTCAGCCTTAGGCAGCACAGCGAAGTTGTAGAACGGCGGTGGCGACGAGGTCGACCATTCCAGAGTGTGTGCATTCCACGGGTCACCGTGATCGCAGATGTTCTCTGGCTTGTTGCGGTCACGCACCGATACGTACAGCTGGATCAGCTGGCAAGCGATACCGACAGCGATCATCACCGCACCGAACATGGCAACGTACAGGTACGGTACCCACTCAGGGTTGGTGGTGGCGTTCAGACGACGGGTCATGCCCATGAAGCCCAGTGCATAGAGCGGCATGAACGCGACGAAGAAGCCCGAGATCCAGAACCAGAACGCTGCTTTACCCCAGCCTTCGTGCAGCTTGAAGCCGAACGCTTTCGGGAAGTAGAAGGCGAAACCTGCGATGTAACCGAATACCGCACCGCCGATGATCACGTTGTGGAAGTGCGCGATCACGAACAGGCTGTTGTGCAGCACGAAGTCAGCACCCGGGATGGCCAGCAGTACGCCGGTCATGCCGCCGATGGCGAAGGTCACCATGAAGCCCAGGGTCCACAGAACCTGGCTGGTGAAGCGCAGACGGCCCTGGTAGATGGTGAACAGCCAGTTAAATAGTTTCACACCCGTCGGGATGGAAATCAGCATCGTCGCCAGACCGAAGAAGGCGTTGACGCTGGCACCCGAACCCATGGTGAAGAAGTGGTGCAGCCAAACCATGAAGCCCAGTACCGAGATCGCGCCCGAGGCGTAGATCATCGAGTGGTGGCCGAACAGTTTCTTGCCGGTGAACGCCGAGATCACTTCCGAGAAGATGCCGAAGGCCGGCAGGATCAGGATGTAAACCTCAGGGTGGCCCCACGCCCAGAACAGGTTGACGTACATCATTGGATTGCCACCAAGTTCATTGGTGAAAATGTGGAAATCCATGTAACGGTCAAGAGTCAGCAGTGCCAGGGTAGCGGTCAGGATCGGGAACGAAGCCACGATCAGAACGTTTGCCCAGGTGCAGGTCCAGGTGAAGATCGGCATGTCCATCAGTTTCATGCCAGGGGTACGCATTTTCAGCACGGTCGCGAGGAAGTTAACCCCCGTTAGCGTCGTACCCAACCCGGATAGCTGTAGCGCCCAGATGTAGTAGTCCATACCCACGCCAGGGCTGTATTGCAGACCCGACAGCGGTGGATAGGCAACCCAGCCGGTCTTGGCGAATTCGCCGACGCCCAGGGACAGGTTGATCAACACAACGCCGGATACCAGCAGCCAGAAGCTCAGGGAGTTCAGGAACGGGAACGCAACGTCACGCGCGCCGATCTGCAGCGGCACTGCAAGGTTCATCAGGCCGGTGAAGAATGGCATCGCCATGAAGATGATCATGATCACACCGTG
Encoded here:
- the cyoB gene encoding cytochrome o ubiquinol oxidase subunit I: MFGKLSWEAVPFHEPIVMVTIAMIALGGLALFAAITYFKKWTYLWTEWLTSVDHKKIGVMYIIVAMVMLLRGFADAIMMRTQLAMATEGSPGYLPPEHYDQIFTAHGVIMIIFMAMPFFTGLMNLAVPLQIGARDVAFPFLNSLSFWLLVSGVVLINLSLGVGEFAKTGWVAYPPLSGLQYSPGVGMDYYIWALQLSGLGTTLTGVNFLATVLKMRTPGMKLMDMPIFTWTCTWANVLIVASFPILTATLALLTLDRYMDFHIFTNELGGNPMMYVNLFWAWGHPEVYILILPAFGIFSEVISAFTGKKLFGHHSMIYASGAISVLGFMVWLHHFFTMGSGASVNAFFGLATMLISIPTGVKLFNWLFTIYQGRLRFTSQVLWTLGFMVTFAIGGMTGVLLAIPGADFVLHNSLFVIAHFHNVIIGGAVFGYIAGFAFYFPKAFGFKLHEGWGKAAFWFWISGFFVAFMPLYALGFMGMTRRLNATTNPEWVPYLYVAMFGAVMIAVGIACQLIQLYVSVRDRNKPENICDHGDPWNAHTLEWSTSSPPPFYNFAVLPKADCIDPFTEAKENGTAYQRPAKYEPIHMPNNTATGVVMGALLTVFGFAMIWHIWWLAIASLAGTVIYFVIHAARDDQGYMVPVETIERIEAEQHKRLVAAGKIPAGATRVETSLEQA
- the cyoD gene encoding cytochrome o ubiquinol oxidase subunit IV codes for the protein MANAHSHDSHDAGHGSVKSYAIGFILSVILTVIPFGLVMYPSLPKATTLAIVLLFAVIQVIVHLYYFLHLDRSVAQRNNVIAFVFTAIVILLLVGLSLWIMFSIHTFMMAK
- the cyoC gene encoding cytochrome o ubiquinol oxidase subunit III; the encoded protein is MSNLVTNVGHAHGDHGHDDHHHDSGEMTVYGFWLYLMTDCILFASIFAVYAVLVNNVAGGPSGHDIFELPYVLGETALLLFSSITYGFAMLALYKGKKQQVLGWLFMTFLLGAGFIAMEINEFHLLISEGFGPSRSGFLSAFFTLVGTHGLHVSAGLIWMGIMMYQVNKHGLTATNKTRLSCLSLFWHFLDVVWICVFTVVYLMGTL